The Armatimonadota bacterium genomic sequence ACTTCTGCAAGGCTTACCTGCACGACAACATACAGTTTGCCCTGGGGCCCAGGGAATGGAAGGGCCTGAACCTGTTCCGCGAAAAGGCCATTGAACTGAATCTGCTGCCTCGTTGTTCACATTCAGTGACGGTGAGTTAAGCAGTACAAGATAGGAATTCCACATGAAATACAGTGCTTTGGTCCTGGCTGTGATGTTCGGAGCCGGCGCGTTCGCTGCGGAACCGCTCGTGAAGTATGCATCACCGATTAAGGACTTTCACGTGAAGAGTTCGGTCGAGAGCCGCGATATGGACGCGCTCAAGAAGATCAGCAATGAATTCGCGCAGTCTTACCGTTTCGCGGGCAGCGAAATGTACTACAAAGAACCCGGCAAACTGAAGATCATATCCAAGGCAGGGTTTTTGGACGTATCCTACGTTATCAACGGAAACACGAAAGCCTACAAGGCCGTCGGAATCCACAAGACCATAGACATCACGCATTCACCCGGTCAACGGCAGGGGGCGTCGGCGGTTGGCCTGCTCACGCCGTCATTTCTGGATTCGCTGAATATATCCAGTAAAGGCTCCACCAAGATCGATGGCCGCGAAGCCCTGGTTTACGAGGCGCATTACAAAGAGGAACCGGGTGGAGCATACTACAAGTTCTTCGTGGACCCAAGCCGGAAGTACGTCGTTCGTCAGGAGCAGTACCACGGGGACGGCAAGCCAAAGATGACCACGCGGTTTCTGAACCCGGTGAACCAGAAAGGCATCTGGCTGCCGACGCGGACCGAGGTCCTCAATGGTGAAGGCGAGCGCGGCGCCGTGACGAAGATGCAGATACTGGGTATCAACGTGAACTTGCCGGAAAGCGTCTTTGTGCTGTAAAGCTGGAGCCCTCCGCGTTGACGCCTCACGCGCGTCATGCTACAATAGTGAGCGAAGAGCGGGAGTAGTTCAGTGGTAGAGCGTTTGCTTCCCAAGCAAAATGTCGCCGGTTCGAATCCGGTCTCCCGCTCCAGACAACA encodes the following:
- a CDS encoding outer membrane lipoprotein-sorting protein, translated to MKYSALVLAVMFGAGAFAAEPLVKYASPIKDFHVKSSVESRDMDALKKISNEFAQSYRFAGSEMYYKEPGKLKIISKAGFLDVSYVINGNTKAYKAVGIHKTIDITHSPGQRQGASAVGLLTPSFLDSLNISSKGSTKIDGREALVYEAHYKEEPGGAYYKFFVDPSRKYVVRQEQYHGDGKPKMTTRFLNPVNQKGIWLPTRTEVLNGEGERGAVTKMQILGINVNLPESVFVL